Part of the Catalinimonas alkaloidigena genome is shown below.
TTGAATGAGTTTAAATGCCTGTTGACTGCTATTACAGGCAGACATTAGAATAGCTACAAGGAAAAAGTATAGTAAATGTATTTTCATGTATAAAAGCTGAATTTACTGCCAATATCGTAAAAAAAGGTGAGCAATAATTTTACCTAACTCACTAGCGAATCAACGAATTTATATAAGAAGATCATATGAAAGGTTTGGCAAGTTTTAAGAAAGCTTTATCTTTGCAACTCTAAAAAATCAGAAGGTGTTTTTAAATGCCTTATTACGGGATGTAGCGCAGCCCGGTTAGCGCACCACGTTAGGGACGTGGGGGTCGCTGGTTCGAATCCAGTCATCCCGACTTAGCAAAGAACAAAAGTCGGAAAAACCCCTTAAATCGTATGATTTGAGGGGTTTTTTGTTTTTCTACCCTCCAAATCATGCATACTATTTCAATAAAAATGTGCCTATTTCGTGGCCACCCTGGCGGGGTCTATTTTTTCTACTTACCTTTTAGGTACAGAAATGAGTGTAATGTATTGAAATACAGTTTGTTGCGCTCATAAAAATTAAACTGCTTTAGTTCGTTTTGAACGCTATTTGTGCCTAAATCAAATTTAGGCATACTAAAAGTATCTAAAACCTCTTAAAAAAAAGTAGTATGCGAAGTAACAAAACCTTTGGAATTTCTTTTTTTGTCAAGAAGTACCAAAAAGACAAGAACAACCAAGTGTCTATCTATGTGCGTATCTCAGTGGATGCTAAACGTCTGGATATGTCTATGCAACGAAAAATTGCTTCGGACCGATGGGATGATGTAAGGGGTATGACGCGGGGCTCAAAAGAAGAGATAAAACGACTTAACAATTATCTGGACTAAGCGAAGAGTCAGTTAATTGCCTGTAAAGAATCCTTAGCTAAAGAAAGGAGACTGATCACAGCAGAAGCCATCAAGAACCGTTACCTGGGACAAGACGAACGAGGTAAGACCTTAAAAGAATTGATTGAGTACCATAATGAAGAGATGAAAGACGAACTGGCATATACATCCGGCAGGACAGATTATACTGGCTACCGGAGGCGTGGGCTACTATCAGGAGAAAGGCAGTCCGAAACGAACCCTTGAAAAAGGAGATGTGGTAAAGTGTCCACCCAATGTCCCCCACTGGCATGGGGCAAGTGCGGATCAGGTGTTTATTCAAATCGCAATTACCGGCAGGCAAAATGGTCCTACTGAATGGTTAGAAGTAGTTACTGATGAGGAATATTTGCAGTGATTTCAGGTGGGTTTTCACGCACGATTTTATAGAGTGTAGATTTAGAGATGTGGAACATCTCCAGGATTTCGGCAATGGTGTGATCCTTATCATGATAGAGCTTAACCAATAACTTCTGCTTCTTTTTATCCAGGGAAGGAGGGCGGCCACCCATTCTTCCTCTGGCTCTTGCAGACAATAAGCCAGCCTGAGTTCTTTCCCGGATCAGATTACGCTCAAATTCTGCAAGAGCTCCGAACATATGGAAAATCAGTTTTCCTCCGGAAGTAATGGTATCTATAGATTCTTGCAGGCTCTTGAAAGCGATACCCTCACTTTCCAACCAGGTCACCCATTCAATCAGATTTCTTAAGGTTCTACCAAGCCTGTCTAATCTCCAAACCACCAAAGTATCTCCCGCTCTGAGCTGCTCCCTTAATTTGTCAAGTCCTGGTCGTTCGGCGCTTTTTCTTGAGCCCCTCCATATTCTGATAAGCTTGCAGATCAAACCAGTAGTATTTGATAAACTTCCATAATATCTCAATCTGATTGAGCTCAGGACAGTAGGGTGGTATGTATTGAAGAAACAATCCTTTCTGCTTCCAATAAGAAATATTTTGTGCTACTTTTTTGCTTGTATGGATAGATGCCCTGTCCAGAACTACTACCGTTTTTTTGGTGATTTGTTCGGCAAAAGCATCCAGACACGCGATGACTATACTGCTGTTGGCAGCACCATCAAACAAGAAGCTTTGACATTGGCATTCTTTGTTTATAGAACCTAGGATGGTGAGGTTTTGGCTTTGGCTAGAAGGTAGTTCGTAGCATGTTTCCTTAGGTTGCCAGGCGTATGGAATGGCAGGTGTTAAATTAACACCTGCCTCATCAAAATAGTATAGATCTAGTTCTCCTTGTTCTTCTAATGCCTTAAGGGGCTTGATTTCCTCTTTAAAGAAGGAAAACAGTATTGCATCTCGCTTACTCTTCAAACTCCTTCGCATGCGCTAATAACGATACCCAGCTGCTTTCAGAATGCGTTTAATCGTCCAGATACTGACTCGCTTACCAAAATGTTCAGCTACTTAAATCACCAAGTGTTTAATCTGTCGAATAGCTTTGTCTACATAGGCTAATAAACTTTTTTTCCTGTGAATCAAAGCTGCTTGGCCTACCAGAATGGGTAGCATCTGATAGACTGGTTAGTTTATTCTTTTCCCAACCAGTAAACCACTGACCAATAGTATCGCGGTTTACCTGACAAATATCAGCGTTAATTTTGAGCTCATACCCTTTATGGCTAAGCAATAGAGCCTGGGCATGTATCCGTTTTCGGTGGTTTACACTATCATGAAGCATCGTTTGAAGTTGCTCTCTTTCTTCTTGGGTTAAAGGAATTATGTAGCGCATGAGCATTTTTTATTATAAGGTAGAAAATACCTGTAAACTTTTGCTCTCCTACTTATCTCTTCAAGGAGTTACTAATTAGGTACAGGTACTTCTTGCTGAAGCATATCACCTTTCAGAAAAGTATTTTCATAAAAAGTCATATATTCCTGAAGATTGTCTAAGTAGTCATCCATGCCCAGAAGCTGTTCATCATAAATGAGGTAAGTCATATCAGGACGACGGTTAGCATAATGATAGGCACGATCTTGCTGATAGAAATAAGCTTTATACGCTGTAGACATCCCTTTGGGCAAACGCGTCTTCTCCCAGGTATCTACCAGTTCGGAAAAAACTTTTTTCCTGCGTTTCAGGCTTTCTTCTACAATCTTTTCAGCCTTTTCCAGATTTTTGTAAGCAGCTTCATGACCTATTCATGTCTTATAAAAGTTGTAAATTAGGTTGAAAAAAAAAGGGAGGTAAACAGATGGAAGAGAGTTGGGGCATGCAAGAGTTTATGGGAAGTGCAGTAGAAGATAAACGCGAGGCAAAGAGTTTGTCACTGATGGCTGATCGTCTTTTAGCTAACCCTGAGCTTTCCTTTAGTAGTGCAGTAGGAGAGAATTTCCGTAAATCAGCCTGGCGGATATTTTCCAAACAGGAAGTAGACGTCAGCTACGGCCACTATAGGCAAACGAGCAAGCGCTGTGCCGACCAGGATGTGGTTTTGGTGAGTCAGGATACAACAGACTTGAATTATGCCAGTCATGTCGCTACTGAAGGTCTGGGCGACTTAGGCGGCAGTCATGTAAATCCAGGGCTTTGCCTGCATACGGCCATGGCTCTGAGTGAGCAGGGAACGGCTTTGGGCCTGGTAGGACAAAAGCTGTGGCCTCCCCAATCCACAGGACGTACAAAGCAGGTGCAGTTTTATCCTTTAGAAGAAAAAGAGAGTTATCGGTGGGTAGAAGCCCTACAGTGGGTGGATCAGCATTTAGCTAAAGCCAAGAAGGTGATCGTAATCTCCGACAGAGAATCTGATTTTTATGAGTACATGACTGCTCGCCGCTCCAAACATGTAGAATTACTCTTCAGGGCACATCATCTCAACCGAAAGGTGCATTATGAGCAAGAAAAGATGCTTCTTAAAGAAGTGGTTTTTCCCAATACTACTAAAGTAGAAGTTTACCTGCCCAGGACCAGCAAGAGAAAAGAGCGTAATGCTAAGCTGCAGGTAAGCTGGGGTAAGATCACATGCCCTGTCCCTACTTATAAAAAAGGAGAAGATATTGACTTATGGGTGGTAGTAGCTCAAGAAACACATACTCCGGCAGGAGAAGAACCGCGCAGCGAACCGCCTCTGCTATGGTATTTACTCACTACCATCAATATAGAAGATCAAGCTGCTGCTTTGCTGATGATAGATTATTACCGGAAACGATGGGTGATTGAACGCTGGCATATGGTGCTGAAGAGTGGTATGCAGATAGAAAAGCTACAGTTTGATACTTTCACACGACTATCTCATGCCATTGCTATGCTCTGTATTGTAGCCTGGCAATTGATCTGGCTTAAGCATCTGGCAGCAGAAAGTGCCCAATTAGCTGCAGAGAAAATATTTGAACCGCTACAAATAGAAGTCTTAGAAAAGCATAGTGGCAGAAAAGAACTCAGTGTACAGCAGGCATTGATCATCATCGCTGCCCTGGCCGGGTTTACGCCTACTAAAAAGCAGCCCTTCCCTGGAGAAAAAACCATGTGGAGAGGGTGGGCCATCTTCTCTCAACTCTGCCATGGATACCTTCTCGCTTCGCAGATAAATTATGAGACAGGATAAGCTTCATGACTCAAGAAATGCTGTTTATGTGCTTCAGTAATGGCCTTTTCTAGCGCTGATAAGTCCAGATAGGTATGAGCAGTGTGTCTAATTAGCTTGGCAATGGTGGCAAATACTTCAAAATCATAAGTATTTTTTATATGCCTCTTTATGTTTTCCTGGCAGATCAATATTGCCCTGTCCATTTTTTCATACATTTCTTTTGACTTTTCTATCCGCTCCGCATATTCCCGATTCCAGTAAGGATCGTACTCAAGGGCATCACCCCGAGGTAAGTCGGGTAAATGTGTTTTGCCCACATTGGCATGATGCCATATCTTCCGCTCAAAACTTTCCATATAATAAAAAGCTCCCTCGTTCAGCAACATAAAAAGTTCATCCACATCCTTTACCGCATCACCGTAATAGTTGAAGAAGAATTTTTCTTTAAACTCTTCCAGTCCCGGATTATCGGCACTCCATGCGTATTCAGCGGAGGTGGCGAAGCTGAGCATCCATACCTGATTGTGCAAACCCGCATCATCCCAGGAAGTGTTGATCATACCATCAAATAGGCCAGAACCAATGTTGGAGGTTAAAAAATTATAGGAGCGCTCCAGACTTCCCATAATTTTTTTATCTCTGTTTTTACGAAAATAATAAGGAAGAAACAGCTGCTCAATGCCAGGATTAGGGTCGTAAGCATATAATGTATACCCCAGCGCTTTTGCCTCTTTGGCATATTGAAAGTCAGGAGTTTCATAATCATAACTTTCAGTAAGAATTACATCCTTTTGAGGAACAACTCCTTTGGCTGGTGAATCACTCATTTTCCAGCCCATAGGTCTCTCCCAAACCATAACTTCACGGCCCGTTTTCTGTAAATACTTGGCTGCTCTATTCACAAAAAGGTGATAAATACCACTGTTACCTATTTCTTTTGCTTTCACCTGGCATTCAGGGCCCATCCCAAGCTCAAAGGTTTCATCAGAACCAATATGAATGTATTGAGAGCCCGGAGTGGCTTCAATAGCGTCTTCCCAGAGATCAAAAAGCAGATCATAGGTGCCATCTTTAAGGGGGCAAATTCCCAATTAGATGCAGGGATTTCTCTCAGGTGAGCATACTGAGGCCATTTAAGTATGAAGCTCACATGACCAAGCCCCTGTACCAGAGGTACGATCTGGACATGATGTTGCTGAGCATATCTGGTAAACTCCTGCATTTCTTCCATGGTAAAGGCTCCGGGAGCGCCAATTTCAGGATGACTTGGATAAGCGAATTTATCTTCCCACTCCCACACCAACATATTGATTTTATATCTTGCCAGGTCCCGAATGAAGCTTTTTACGTATTCCTTTTTGTCCTGATGATGCTTGGTATCATAATGAGCTGCTCTTTGTGGCGTATCCGGCCAGTCTTTGATTTCCATACCTTTTATATAGGGAGCTTCTGAAGCATTTTTTTGAATCAACTGTAGCAAAGTTTGAGCGCCATAAAACAGACCTGCTTCTCCCTGAGCATGAATACTAAGCTGCTGGTCGTTGACAGTTACATGATAACCTTCTTCTCCAATATCCTTAGGCGCACCTTTTCTTGTCAGAATAATGGCATTCGTTTTAGCTGTTGATGTGATATTGGTTTGTTGTTTATACTCTTGATGTAAGGTGTTTGAAAGCTCATGGGCTGCAAACTTATCTTTTTCAGTAGCATTAGGATCTATTACTATATGATTATTGAGTATAAAATCAGCACCTTCTAAATTAACTTCCTGAGGGTAGGGGATCAGATGAATGCCAATCTCTGACAGCGCCGTTGGCTTATCTTGTGCCAGAATGTTTTGTGATAAGATCATAACTAAAAGCAGTACTACGAACCACTGTAGTTGACGGGTGCAAATGAACCTGATCAAGCCAATAAAACTGATAACACTTTTACAGCACTTTGCCATTAGGATTTTTCTCATCTTTTATTTCTGTAAGTAGTTTAGATCTGAATTTTGTGTGGAATTAGGTTGGCCCTAATGTCATTTTAGCTCTTTGATAAATAAGTTCGCAAACTGAAAAGTATTTCCTTCAGCATGATCATCCTGCAAGGCAATAGGCCCTTCATCAGGAATTCCCGGTAGTAATGCATCCTGAATTACCTCTTGATTATTCAGTTCTATACTTACTCTCTTATCCTTCATGGTAATGATAAACCTGTTCCATTCACCTGGGGGGTGGTCTGCTTTGACTTTTGGTACCACAGAGGCTCGCACTTCAGGCGAAAGTTTTTTATCTACCCGATACCCATAGATTTCACCGGAACCAATGTTTCTGATGCCTATGTTGACCTGGCTTTTAGAACTTCCTCTCAAATAAATTCCAGTGTCACCAGCATAAGCTACCGGAGCTTGTTTTTCACTGCCATCTTCTAATGTGGCATTTTCTCCGTTGGGCAGTACTACAGGCAGCATGGTCGTTTCAGGCTCTCTTGTCAAACGAACATCTGCTATAAGCTCAAAATCTTTATACGATTTCCGGGACCAGAGACATTTGTCTTGCTCTTCGCTTTTACCGTCATAATCCAGTTTCCAGTCCTGTGCTGTCCAATGTCCTTGGTGGCCTGGCTTCATTTCCCATTGCGATAAATCCACTCCATTGTAAAGAGATACAAAGCCCTGATCTAGCGTGGCAATTTCGTGTGGCTCAGGATGCGTAGAAGGAAGTTCTTGGATACGTATATTTCGGAAGTGCACCTCAGAACCTTCAGACTCCAGGCATATATAGCCTTTCCTTGGATTGCTTTGAAAACCTCCGGAAACCACTTTTCCATTGACGGCCAGGCTTATGCGGCCATCACGGCTCTCAATACGGTAGTGGTTCCATTCACCAGTTGGCTTTGCACGTTCTTCAGCGGGTAAGGAACGCATCCAGCCCTGGGGATGAGGGCGGTCAGGTTTCATTGTCGCTCCATGAATGGCAAAGACATCCCCATGATTGCCATCCATTACCTGACACTCAATTGCACGGGTAAAGGGTTGACCGGGAGCGGGTAGGGCATCGCTATGAATGAATACGCCTGCATTGCCATCTTCTTCCATATGTCGCCACTCTACCTCAAGGATGAAGTTTTCATACTGCTGTGTGGTTCTTAAAACTCCGCTAGGGATGCCTGAACAGACAATCATTTGGTCTTTCACCCGCCAGGTAGTAGGGGCTCCGTTTACATTGGTCCATCCACTAAGGTCGTGCCCATTGAATAAGTCCTGAAAATCATTTTCCTGATGGCATGAGCACATGAAAATGCTTAGCAGAAAGATGAGAACATATTTTAAATTCATTTTACATTACTTTAGTTTGTCCGGGAATCGGAATGGGATAATTGCCATCCGGGCCGGGTAGCACGGGAGGCTCAGCATCCCATGCGAATCTTTCAGGGAGCAGGCTCAGCTCTGAGTTGATAGCATCCTCCCACTGTATCATTTGGCCTGAATGGGCGGCCATACGTCCCATGATGGTCATCATACTGCTTTTTGCAGCCCATTCCGTATCATTGATAGGGTTTTCTTTGCGGATTGCGGCAAACAGTTCATCATGTTCCTGCTGGTAGGGATTAATTTCTTTTATTCCTCTGGTCCTCCAGAGAGATTTACCCTGCATATCTACTAATCCCTTCTTCATATCACCTGAGCCTTTTGTACCCTGAAAGAATGAACCTCCCTGATTATAGGTCCCGTCAATGGTACGTATCTGGCTATGGAGTTTACTGCCATCCGCATATTCATACTCAATATAAAAGTGATCAAAAATATCTCCTTTGTCGGGTCCTTGATAGGCTGCACGACCTCCTACACCTTGTGCTTTGACAGGATAAGCGCCTTTCACCCAATTGACTACATCGGTATTATGTATCTGCAAGCCTGCCGGTGAGCCTGCCCATAACCAACAGAAATAACGCCAGTTGCGCATCTGATACTCCATCTCCGACTGACCAGCCTGCCGGGGCAACAATGTGACATGCCCTATCATGTAGTAGCAGGTAGACGAAATGATCTCACCAATGGCTCCATCTTTTAGGCGACCTACAAATTCCTGGTAAACGGGATCATAGCGATTCTGTAAGCCAACAACCACACTCAGGTTTTTCTTTTTAGCTTCCTTTCCGGCAGCCAGTATTTTGCGAATACCGGGCGCATCAGAAGCCAGCGGTTTCTCCATAAAAACATGTTTGCCGGCATTGATGGCTTGTTCAAAATGCATGGGACGAAAAGCAGGAGGAGTGGCCAGGAGCACAACATCCGCGAGTGCAATGGCATCTTTGTAGGCATCAAAACCTACAAATTTATGTTCCTCAGGTACTTCTACTTTCTCTTTGACATTTCCTATCTTCTTAAGATTACCGTAAGTCTCATCCAGCCTGTCGCGAAAAGCGTCGGCCATAGCCACCAGTTTTACATTTTCATCGGCACTCAATGCCTGTACTGCAGCACCTGCTCCTCGTTTGCCACAGCCAATAAGGGCTATTTTCAAAGTATCATCACCCGTCGCATAGGCACTGGCTTCTACCGGAAGTTGGTAAAGGACTGCTCCTCCTAAAGCCGCAGAAGAGGCTTTCATAAAATGACGACGGCTGGAAGTATAGTTTTTTGATATATCTTTCATAATTAGATTGCTTTATATATTGGTCATGATTCCATAGCTTCTTTTTTCGTGTAGGATGACTTACATTCCTGGAAACCATTTTTTAGCGTTTTCACGATATATTTTATCTATCACCTGTTTAGGTAATTTTAGCCCTTTAAATTCATTTTCAACTTTAGGAACATTCATGGTTTCATCACTTGTGAAAAACTTCCAATGCCGAAGACGGATCTCATGGGCCTCCTTTTTCAAGTCTTCCGGGCTCATTTCACCATCAGTTTGTATATCTGTACCGTATAGTATTCTATCCTGATATTTGATAAAGAAGTCATGAACTTTTTGCCAGTCCGTTACTGCCTGATACTGAAGGTGAGAAATACGTGCGGCCATATCCACGGCCATATTGGGATATTCATCCAGTCGCTCTGCCAACGCATCTACACTCCATTCCAGGCTGCCGAGGTGAGCTCCTACAAACTTAAGATCGGGATGCTTTTCCAATAGTTTATCCCGGAAGTTGAGCTGATCTTCATAAGAAGGATATTCCGGGTGCAAATACATATGATATTCCGGATGTGTAGCAAAATAGTTTTTATCACCTGCTACAGTCATTTCTTCAACCGGCAACCAGCAGTTTTTAGGTTCACCCAAATGGCCAATTACAGTAATATTGTTTTCCTCCAGAAAATTGAAAATAGCGTCAAAGCGAGAATTATTAATCATGACAAATTCCCCATGCTGATCTTTCAATTCCATGCCTATGTTTTTCCAGACTTTCACAGCGATGGCACCATTAGAAAAAGATTGCTTTAAATAATCAAGAGCGATCTTTTGCCAGTTTTCATCTTCCCAGTTGTTCACTGTAAAGGCAGTAGCATAGTGCAAGTGATCTGGAAAAGCTTTAGCCTGGTGTAACGCATAATGCTGCTGATCCTCTAAAGAGGGATAAGAAGGGACGTCCACATTGATAGTAAGGAGCTTAAAATTATCCTCTGCTGACGAATTAACGAAAGATGAGTCAAAAGTCATGACGTGCACATGTACATCATATTTTGCTATGTTCTGATAGTCATCCATAGAATAATAGGTAGCAGAGGAATCCTCTTTTGGTGAACAATGTTGAAGCGTCATGAGAATGAATATACTTAAGACAATAAAAAAATTAAAGTTTCTCGCTGTTTTCATCAGTTGGATAAAATTATATGCTTACAATTTCCAGTTTCTCTTTGACCAGCGCAGTGACCGCAAGAATAGCCGGTGGAAAAACCTGGCGCAAATCAATTTCCTGAGTATCGCTCAAGTCTGTTTTCAGATGGGTCATAAATGTGTTTTTAATCTCAGTAGCTAAGTTGACCTTACAAACCCCTCTTTTGATGGCCTCCTTTAACTGAGGTGATGGAATCCCGGAACTACCATGCAGTACCAGAGCCGCCTGTGTAACAGCATGTATTTTGCTGAGCCTCTCCATATCAATTTGGGGAGCTTCAGTATAGAACCCATGCGCATTGCCTATTGCAACTGCCAGAGCATCTACTCCGGTCTGTTGGGCAAAATAACAGGCTTCTTCGGGCTCAGTGAAGCCAACTTTCTCTTTTGACTGACCCAGTTTGGCTACATATCCAAGTTCAGCCTCTACATTAGCATCATACTTTTTGGCAAGAGCAACTACTTGTAGTGTGATCGCAATATTTTCTTCCATCGTCTTTTCACTGGCATCGATCATGACAGAGTCAAAACCTGCATTCAGACATTGGGCAATTAATTGGTATGAGTCGGAATGATCCAGATGAAGCCAGCCTTCTACTTTATATTGTTTCAGTGCAGCTCTTGCCATGTTCACCGCTACTGGCAAACTTAAGTAATCAATGGAACTTTTGGTAAGTTGCAGGATGATGGGACACTTCATTGCGGAAGCTGCCTCTACCACACCTTTTAAAGTTTCATAGTTATAGAAATTGGTGGCAAGCAGGGAAGTCCCATTGGCTCGCATTTCTTTGAGTTTATCTTGCAGTCTCATGAGCCTGGTATCCGAATTTTTCTTTTGCAATCCTGGTAAAGTGGTTACGATCAGCGAAGGCTGAAGTACCTCCGACAGCGGTAGTGGAAATAGCGCCAATCAGGTTTCCGTACTCCTGGCAAGTTTCTACATCTGATTTTTGAATAAACTTATGGATGAAACCGGCGTTGAAACTGTCACCGGCACCGATAGCATCCACCACATCTCTGTTCAAGAACGGCTCCTGATAAAGTAGTCGTCCTTTGCTCCAACTGACTGAACCCTTATTTCCTCGTTTGACGACAATGGTATTACTAAATGCTTTTACAGAGTCAATCGCTTCAGTGAATTCATGCTTGCCTGTTAAGTGAAGAAATTCAGTTTCATTGGGTAGAAAAACATCTACAAAAGGAAGAATAGACGAAAGTTTTACATCCCATTTTTCTGAAGGGTCCCATTGGGTATCAAATGAGGTGCTTAGCCCTAAATTTTTAGCTTGTTGAAAAAGCTGTTGAACTTCCTCCTGAATTCCGGATTGTAAGAAGAAAGAAGAAAAGTGTAAATGGCGCGCTTGAGCAAGTTGTTCAGGCTGGATATCTTGTATACCCAAATGGTTCATGGCGCCAGGATGCGTGACCATTGCCCGGTCTTCACCAAAGTTTAGTACCACAGTCGCACCGGTTTGCAGATCTTTACTTTGTTTAATGTGACTGGTATCTACTCCTTTTGAATTCAGACTTTGCAGTATGAACTCACCAAAATGGTCTTTGCCAATTTTTCCTATAAATCCTACATTACTCCCCAGGCTGCTCAGATTACTGGCAAAAATGGCTGAAGAACTCCCTAGGGTTAGGGTCATTTGTTCAGCCAGTACCTCTTTCCCCACTTCGGGTAAGGGATTAATTCTGTTGAAAATCAGATCTACATTAAGTTCACCGACCACTAGCACATCAAACTTTTTCATAGGAGATGAAATTTTTAGAGTTAGTTGATAATCCTAGAATGATATTTTCTTACGGTTGCCATTCTGTTCACTTTTCCAGGCATTTAAATTACGCTTCAGGCGGACCTGCTGAATGATAAGGATAAATCGTGACACCCTGCACTACTCTGGAAATGGCTCCATTCACAGAGGGAGAGTCTGGTTTCAAACCCAGGTGAAGTGATTTGTAAAACCCGATTATCTGGGCAGGTATGACACTGCATACCGCAAGAAACTCTTCTTCAATTTTTTCATTTCCTGAAGATAATTCTATCATCAAATCTGGTTTCAAATCCTTTTGAGGAGATTCAGTCACCCCAATCTGAAACAAACCTTTTTCCCCCTTATTAATAGCTTTTATTAAGTCAACTTCATAGGGATGAACATATTCTCTATTGGAAAATAAATAAACCAGGAGTGTATGTGAGTTGATTACTGCTTGTGGCCCATGACGTAATCCTAAAAAAGAGTCATAGTTACAAATAACCTTGCCATCAGTAAGTTCCTGTAATTTCAGTTGTGACTCTCTGGCTGTTCCAAGTAGTGGACCAGAGCCCAGAAAAATTGCTCTTTGAAAGTCAAGTGTGGCTACTTTTTGTAAAGACGAAGAATACTTAGAAATTATCTTTTCACCATAAATAGCTAGTTGCTCAACTTGGTTTTTTAGTGCTTCTAATCGTTCAATTTGGGAGATTAATAAGCCTGTTAGCAACATTGAAGTAAAGCTTCCTGTCATGGCTAAGCCCAGATCATTTGATTCTGGTGGCAACAAAAAGATAAAGGTATTTTTGTCATATTTATTAGTAGCAAGCTGTCCAGAGGGGTTGCAGGTAATGATAAGGTGATAGACCTTTCTACAACGGGTATTAACTAAATTAACTGCTGCTATACTTTCAGGGCTATTCCCGGAACGGGCAAAAGAAATAAGTAAAGTCGGGTGCTCAGGGCGTAGATAATCTTCTGGATGAGATACTAAATCAGTAGTGGCAATAGCATAAGTTGATTTACCGGTATTTCTCTTAAATGTACCCTGAAGAATATTGCCTATAAAGGCAGAAGTGCCTGCCCCTGCTATGATAATATCCAGTGTTTCATGAGCATATATATTTTTGAGAAATTTGGCAAGACTAGCTTGATGATATGCAACTAATTTCCAGGTTTTGAGCCAGAGTTCCGGTTGGGTAGAGATTTCTTTTGCTGTATGCAGTGCTCCTCTATATTCAAGTTCAGGAAGGTCATACCCCAGGTATTCCTGCATTGTCTCCTGATTATCTTTTAGCTTATAGTTGTTTTCAAAACTCATATTGTTATTTCGTTACGATTCAAATATAAAAACTTAATTATTTGTTTTCAAAACCTTTAATAGTTATTTTAAATGAGTCATTTAAGTTATAAAAGCTTATTAATATACTTTCTTTGCCATTATTGAGCGAAAAGTAGCTATGTTAAGTTTTTTTTGAACCTGAAGGTTTTTCTTACCCTTTTTAATATTATTACACCATTAAAAATAATTTTCTATCTATTGGAAGGGAGTTAATAAATTGAGAATCAATGTCTGAGTTAGATAAAAAAACTACAGTAGAACGTCGGGTAATTATCCTGGATAGGCTAGAGTCAAAAGGTCAAGTAGATGTGAGTTCACTAAGTAAGGAGCTGGGAGTGAGTGAAGTTACTATTCGTAATGATCTAGCACGCTTAGAGGAAAAGAAAATGCTGATCAGGGCACGTGGAGGGGCTATCAGACTAGATCGGGTAGCAGTTGACTTTGATTTATCAGATAAAAATAAACAGCATTACGAAGAGAAAATGCGAATTGGTGTGACGGCAGCCAAACTGGTTGAAGAGGGT
Proteins encoded:
- a CDS encoding Arm DNA-binding domain-containing protein — translated: MRSNKTFGISFFVKKYQKDKNNQVSIYVRISVDAKRLDMSMQRKIASDRWDDVRGMTRGSKEEIKRLNNYLD
- a CDS encoding beta-N-acetylhexosaminidase, which gives rise to MILSQNILAQDKPTALSEIGIHLIPYPQEVNLEGADFILNNHIVIDPNATEKDKFAAHELSNTLHQEYKQQTNITSTAKTNAIILTRKGAPKDIGEEGYHVTVNDQQLSIHAQGEAGLFYGAQTLLQLIQKNASEAPYIKGMEIKDWPDTPQRAAHYDTKHHQDKKEYVKSFIRDLARYKINMLVWEWEDKFAYPSHPEIGAPGAFTMEEMQEFTRYAQQHHVQIVPLVQGLGHVSFILKWPQYAHLREIPASNWEFAPLKMAPMICFLISGKTLLKPLRALNTFILVLMKPLSLGWALNAR
- a CDS encoding IS630 family transposase, translated to MRRSLKSKRDAILFSFFKEEIKPLKALEEQGELDLYYFDEAGVNLTPAIPYAWQPKETCYELPSSQSQNLTILGSINKECQCQSFLFDGAANSSIVIACLDAFAEQITKKTVVVLDRASIHTSKKVAQNISYWKQKGLFLQYIPPYCPELNQIEILWKFIKYYWFDLQAYQNMEGLKKKRRTTRT
- a CDS encoding cupin domain-containing protein, whose product is MHPAGQIILATGGVGYYQEKGSPKRTLEKGDVVKCPPNVPHWHGASADQVFIQIAITGRQNGPTEWLEVVTDEEYLQ
- a CDS encoding recombinase family protein: MSSIRLRYYGSLSNTTGLICKLIRIWRGSRKSAERPGLDKLREQLRAGDTLVVWRLDRLGRTLRNLIEWVTWLESEGIAFKSLQESIDTITSGGKLIFHMFGALAEFERNLIRERTQAGLLSARARGRMGGRPPSLDKKKQKLLVKLYHDKDHTIAEILEMFHISKSTLYKIVRENPPEITANIPHQ
- a CDS encoding IS4 family transposase, giving the protein MEESWGMQEFMGSAVEDKREAKSLSLMADRLLANPELSFSSAVGENFRKSAWRIFSKQEVDVSYGHYRQTSKRCADQDVVLVSQDTTDLNYASHVATEGLGDLGGSHVNPGLCLHTAMALSEQGTALGLVGQKLWPPQSTGRTKQVQFYPLEEKESYRWVEALQWVDQHLAKAKKVIVISDRESDFYEYMTARRSKHVELLFRAHHLNRKVHYEQEKMLLKEVVFPNTTKVEVYLPRTSKRKERNAKLQVSWGKITCPVPTYKKGEDIDLWVVVAQETHTPAGEEPRSEPPLLWYLLTTINIEDQAAALLMIDYYRKRWVIERWHMVLKSGMQIEKLQFDTFTRLSHAIAMLCIVAWQLIWLKHLAAESAQLAAEKIFEPLQIEVLEKHSGRKELSVQQALIIIAALAGFTPTKKQPFPGEKTMWRGWAIFSQLCHGYLLASQINYETG
- a CDS encoding 3-keto-disaccharide hydrolase: MCSCHQENDFQDLFNGHDLSGWTNVNGAPTTWRVKDQMIVCSGIPSGVLRTTQQYENFILEVEWRHMEEDGNAGVFIHSDALPAPGQPFTRAIECQVMDGNHGDVFAIHGATMKPDRPHPQGWMRSLPAEERAKPTGEWNHYRIESRDGRISLAVNGKVVSGGFQSNPRKGYICLESEGSEVHFRNIRIQELPSTHPEPHEIATLDQGFVSLYNGVDLSQWEMKPGHQGHWTAQDWKLDYDGKSEEQDKCLWSRKSYKDFELIADVRLTREPETTMLPVVLPNGENATLEDGSEKQAPVAYAGDTGIYLRGSSKSQVNIGIRNIGSGEIYGYRVDKKLSPEVRASVVPKVKADHPPGEWNRFIITMKDKRVSIELNNQEVIQDALLPGIPDEGPIALQDDHAEGNTFQFANLFIKELK